In Rhodoferax koreense, a genomic segment contains:
- a CDS encoding RNA polymerase sigma factor FliA gives MYTAKGQMDREHMIRQYVPLVRRLAHHMIAKLPPNVELDDLIQVGMIGLSEALTRYEVSQGVQFETFATQRIRGAMIDELREGDWMSRSSRKSQKDIERAVRKLEQKLGRSPLESEIAVELEMTLPDYQELLGKVRGTQLVYLEDMSSGPDDEAGFLDHHVADDSADPMQMLRDHRLRQALVDAIKTLPEREQHIMSMYYENDLNLKEIAAVLGVTESRVCQLHSQSIARLRAKMRSH, from the coding sequence ATGTACACCGCCAAAGGTCAGATGGACCGTGAACACATGATCCGCCAGTATGTGCCGCTGGTGCGGCGCCTGGCGCACCACATGATCGCCAAGCTGCCGCCCAACGTCGAACTCGACGACCTGATCCAGGTCGGCATGATCGGCCTGTCGGAGGCGTTGACGCGGTACGAGGTGAGCCAGGGCGTGCAGTTCGAGACCTTCGCCACGCAGCGCATCCGCGGCGCGATGATCGATGAACTCCGCGAGGGCGACTGGATGTCGCGCAGCTCGCGCAAGAGCCAGAAGGACATCGAACGCGCGGTGCGCAAGCTCGAGCAGAAGCTCGGTCGCAGCCCGCTCGAATCTGAAATCGCCGTGGAGCTGGAGATGACCCTGCCCGACTACCAGGAGCTGCTCGGCAAGGTGCGCGGCACCCAGCTCGTCTACCTGGAAGACATGTCCAGCGGCCCGGACGACGAGGCCGGCTTCCTCGACCACCACGTGGCCGACGACAGCGCCGACCCGATGCAGATGCTGCGCGACCACCGACTGCGCCAGGCCCTGGTCGACGCCATCAAGACGCTGCCCGAGCGCGAGCAGCACATCATGAGCATGTACTACGAGAACGACCTGAACCTCAAGGAAATCGCCGCTGTGCTCGGCGTGACCGAGTCGCGCGTGTGCCAGCTGCACAGCCAGTCGATCGCGCGGCTGCGGGCGAAGATGCGGAGCCACTGA
- the flgM gene encoding flagellar biosynthesis anti-sigma factor FlgM — MKIGQTPELPVAGTPAPPKKAGPEQQTAPASLAKEGVRASTAGASVSVSKLARALDPTDRAVGGDFDSKKVEAIRSAIEDGSYKVNPEAIADKLLSNASEMLNVTRGY, encoded by the coding sequence ATGAAGATTGGACAGACCCCCGAATTGCCGGTTGCCGGCACACCGGCGCCCCCCAAAAAGGCGGGGCCGGAGCAACAGACTGCGCCCGCAAGCCTGGCCAAGGAAGGTGTGCGCGCGTCGACCGCTGGGGCGTCCGTCTCGGTTTCGAAGCTGGCACGGGCACTGGACCCGACCGACCGGGCTGTGGGCGGCGACTTCGACAGCAAGAAGGTCGAGGCCATCCGTTCGGCCATCGAGGACGGCAGCTACAAGGTGAATCCCGAAGCCATTGCCGACAAACTCTTGTCCAACGCCAGCGAAATGCTCAACGTGACGCGCGGTTATTGA
- the flhF gene encoding flagellar biosynthesis protein FlhF: MNIKRFHAATSREALAKARMAFGEGTLILSNRPTPTGVEVVATAEDSLSALDTSHEAMLASAQPKPQARPQPPALPRAEIRTPARPVAKAVPVEADPVEEDTTQLAMSTLSFQDYVRERMLRRRHEATNGQMDETQSGAPLFEARPAPAPAPVPAPRASHAAPFAAPAARPRAAPSAPAAAQAANKGIVDELQAMKEMIEERFSTMAWLGQAKQDPIQSNLMLKLIRAGYSPALARAVLERLPEELGAAEAVRWLMDVLERNLKTDVRAPSLFDQGGIYALVGATGVGKTTTAAKLAAHCVRVHGANSVGLITLDTYRVAAHEQLRAYGRMLGVVAHLAHDRAALQDLLGLLGNKKMVLIDTTGIAPRDPRKRDMLDVLDLPKVNRMLVLNAGGHGDTLDDVLTSFKTSGVQQAILSKVDEAVKLGPSLDAIIRHQLVLRGVCNGQRVPEDWEAADPKKLIGTSMRSSSKSAFDPKAADLSFFFSPSEPIEYKERAHA; the protein is encoded by the coding sequence CCCTGGCCAAGGCCCGGATGGCATTCGGCGAAGGCACGCTGATCCTGTCGAACCGCCCCACGCCGACCGGCGTCGAGGTGGTGGCCACCGCGGAGGACAGCCTGTCCGCGCTCGACACCTCGCACGAGGCGATGCTGGCCTCGGCGCAGCCGAAGCCGCAGGCCCGGCCACAGCCACCGGCCCTGCCCCGCGCGGAAATCCGCACGCCGGCCCGCCCTGTGGCCAAGGCCGTGCCGGTCGAAGCCGATCCGGTCGAAGAAGACACGACCCAGCTCGCGATGAGCACGCTGTCGTTCCAGGACTATGTACGCGAACGCATGCTGCGCCGCCGCCACGAGGCCACCAACGGCCAGATGGACGAGACCCAGAGCGGCGCACCGCTGTTCGAAGCCCGGCCCGCCCCGGCGCCCGCCCCCGTGCCGGCCCCTCGTGCCAGCCATGCCGCGCCGTTCGCCGCGCCCGCCGCCCGCCCCCGCGCCGCTCCGTCGGCACCGGCCGCCGCGCAGGCCGCGAACAAGGGCATCGTCGACGAACTGCAGGCGATGAAGGAAATGATCGAGGAGCGCTTCAGCACCATGGCCTGGCTGGGCCAGGCCAAGCAGGACCCGATCCAGTCGAACCTGATGCTCAAGCTGATCCGCGCCGGTTATTCGCCGGCCCTGGCCCGCGCCGTGCTGGAACGCCTGCCCGAGGAACTCGGTGCGGCCGAAGCCGTGCGTTGGCTCATGGACGTGCTCGAACGCAACCTCAAGACCGACGTGCGCGCGCCGTCGCTGTTCGACCAGGGCGGCATCTACGCGCTGGTGGGGGCCACCGGCGTGGGCAAGACCACCACTGCGGCCAAGCTCGCCGCGCATTGCGTACGCGTACACGGCGCCAACAGCGTCGGCCTGATCACGCTCGACACCTACCGCGTCGCGGCCCACGAGCAGCTGCGCGCCTATGGCCGCATGCTCGGTGTGGTGGCGCATCTGGCGCACGACCGCGCCGCGCTGCAGGACCTGCTGGGCCTGCTGGGCAACAAGAAGATGGTGCTGATCGACACCACCGGCATCGCCCCGCGCGACCCGCGCAAGCGCGACATGCTCGATGTGCTCGACCTGCCCAAGGTCAACCGGATGCTGGTGCTCAACGCCGGCGGCCACGGCGACACGCTGGACGATGTGCTGACCTCGTTCAAGACCAGCGGCGTGCAGCAGGCCATCCTGTCCAAGGTGGACGAAGCCGTGAAACTCGGCCCGTCGCTGGACGCCATCATCCGCCACCAGCTGGTGCTGCGCGGCGTCTGCAACGGCCAGCGCGTGCCCGAGGACTGGGAGGCCGCCGACCCCAAGAAGCTGATCGGCACCTCGATGCGATCGAGTTCGAAGTCGGCGTTCGACCCGAAGGCGGCCGATCTGAGCTTCTTCTTCTCGCCCTCCGAGCCCATCGAATACAAGGAACGTGCCCATGCTTGA